The following nucleotide sequence is from Ptychodera flava strain L36383 unplaced genomic scaffold, AS_Pfla_20210202 Scaffold_33__1_contigs__length_2856901_pilon, whole genome shotgun sequence.
CTCCATGGAGCCGTAGTTTCGGAAATACGTACGGTCCATGCTAATTTGAAAGccttatttgaatttcaatgtcaaCCATACGCAGTCCACCCTCTTCCAACCCTCCAATCAGCGAGTCGTTTTATATGGTGTTTCTTTTCTCTCCACAAAAAGTTCAACAAAATGAGACCTTGTACAACGTACGTCCTTATCTGGAATTGAAATCGAATTCAAAACATAAAGCAAGTTTGAGACTTCAAAAGCTTTTTAAAAGTACCACTTTACCTCTAATAGAAAGATCTCGTGATTTCCAAATATTCAGATTCTCCCacatttttctaattttacaaCTGAAGTTGAGATATAAGTTCTATGAGACATTTTGGCGTAGAAAGATACCTAAATACTTAACTGGATCATTTGTGGGTGTTATTTCATCAATCACTTTCCACTGATGTTTAATGTACCCAAAAGCACTAATTTTGTCTTCTCTCGGTTTACTTCCTACCCtgaaaagtctttaaaatggcTAAGCATAGACAACAATTTTAACAGATATTTGAtcttttaaaattcaagaggTATCATCTGCAAATCAAGATATGATTTGTTTTTGCCGATTTCGTAGTCTTATATCTTCTAAATTACAATTGGAGCGAGCTGCTATAGCCAGAAGCTCGATTGTTGTCACAAAAAGTGCAGTAGACAGGGGACAACCTTGTCTAACCCCCTTTTAATTGAAACCAGTACAGTGTCCATTGTTAAGTAAACAGCTTTCACTGTTATTGTAAAATACAGATACCCATTTCTTAAAGGAATccccaaaatataaaaattcaacGGCTTTGTTCAGAAAAAATCCATTCTAAGGTGTAAAACGCTTCAGTAAAATCGAAAAACATCATTGCTGCTGATTGCCCAGTGCTTTCACACAAATCTATAATACCTACAATTAAGCGAATATTATCGATAATAGATCTTCCTGGAATAAATGCTGCCTGATCCTCATGATTAATTAACGGCAAAATATTTTCCAATCTTTTGGCAATACATCTACTAGCAACTTTGCAATCAGTATTGAGCAGAGATACTGGTCTCCAATTACGGAGCTGGGATAGGTCTTTGTCAGACTTTGGTAATAAAGTAATAACAgcttattttttgtgaatttgtgAATGTTATAAGCACAGTACAGAGAGGCTAACAAGACATCACTAATTATTTCTCAGAAGAACAGGTAAAACTCTTGAGGTAGACCGTCATTACCAGGAGACTTGTTTTTTGGAGCTCGTTGTAGTGCATTTAATATTTCATCCTATGTCAGGGAACCCTTGCACAGATGAACTTTATCTGGAGGCACTGTTGGAATATTTGAATGATTGAAAAACCCATAATCATCAGTTGTATCTAAATcttaagaagaagaagaatataaGGCGGaataaaatgttttcatctcATGCAAAATCCCTTTTTCACCTTGAATAAGGTGATTACTCACTCTCAGGTGCTTTATTGTTTTCTTAGTGTAATTTCTTTACATCTGTTATCTTATCCAAAATCTATTTATACAGACTCATATTGATTCAGAACCCCTTCATTAAGATTATCGTCAATTCTTTCTTCCAGTCTATGCAATTCTAAGTAGACGTCTCTTCCCTTATCTATGCTATCTCTGGCTTTCTTTTTTGAATATGTAATTGTTGAATCCCTTAtcttatattttaaaaattcaaaaagagCACTATCACTTTAGTTTGCGTTATAATATATTTCTGTAATGAGTGTATTCATCATTTGCGTGTATTGTTTATCTTCTAATAAACTGCAATTAAATTTCCAAAAACCTGGGCCTCTTCTGCTTGTTGAGATCTCTAATGTAAGCGTTATTGCATCATGATCTGATTTTATACTAGGGATAATATCACACTGTTTTACTTGCTTCTGAATAGAAGAGGGAATAAAGAAGTAATCTAAACGTGATGCCGAGTTGCCTCTTCTCCATGTGAATATATAGGCGTTTGGGTTGTGTATTCGAAAAATATCTACAAGGTTAAGAGTGTCAATAAATTTATGGACCCCACTTCTGAAAACATTTCTAGTGTCAAGAACGTCTCCTCGTTTGTCCATTATTGGATCTAACGTAATATTAATATCACCCCTACAATAATTTTACAGTGAGGAAAGTTTGCATGAACAGCTGCTGATGCACTTACCGAAAACTCAATTTACTCACGTTCTTTGTTTGGAACACAAATACTTGCAATAACAATCAATACTGATTTCAGCAAATTCAAATCTACCAAAGGTATCCTTTACAATACTATTAgggtgaaatttatttttttatgaaaaagaatGGCAGTACAACAGCTCTTATTTGTGTCATGCAAATAAATTACATTACCACCGCACTCCGATTTCCATTTCCGTTCAACTTCTAAAGTACTGTGGGTTTCTTGCAGGAGGATAACATCTGCTTGTTGTCTTCAAAACAATCTAAAAAACAGCTTTTCGTTTAGTATATTACCTTATACCTCGTATATTAAGAATAACAATTTTTACAGACATTCaacaagaaagaaacaaaaaaaaaacacaaaatgctgccaaacaatgaaatcaagaaaaaaacagGCAGCTGGAAAGTTATTCCGGAGgacaaattcatttttttttaatttacaaaacTTGAAATGCTGTTTAAAGTACTATCTTACGTTTAAAGTACTATGACCATTTAGCAACACAAGCAATATAGAagcaaaaaaatgcaaaactttaTTGATACGATCGTTGtcttcatttgtatttttcatccAAGAGTGATGGATTTGACTCTGTAAAATACGTAGGAGTGACTGCGTACTTGTAGTGGGATTACCAAGTGTGAAACATGTATACAAAAACAAACGTGTGGTCCTCTGAAAGCTACTCATAAGttacaattatccaaattaAAACACTCAACGTAGGTATTTGAGTAGACGATTGAAAAAGTTGTTTTACATTGTGACAACAATCTTAAttacaaattttatgcattaatGATCATAATTCCAAATTGAACAAATAATTCCAAAGTGAACATAGCCATTTGAAACGGATGTTTGATAACCCTCACGGTCGTAATCTACGATAGTGGTGTTCTATGTACAGTCGTATAGACATATTTCCAGATAAGTCGTACCCAATTTGTAACTTAAGCAGTAGTCGTTTAGGATACTGCAATAAGGCGCCGCCATAACTGTAATTTGAATTACGAGTTAAATATGATTTCAAGAATGGATATTAAGCGCCTAGAATTGACAGAAATCATTGCaacaaagtagtattttgctATTATTTTCACCACTTTTAATTTAAAAAGTCCGCGGTAGCTTTTGGACCGGCCTACTATACAGGGTTCCTAACATGTTATCATTGCTTATGCTGAATACCCTGAATATGCTCTTGTCCAATCACGGGCACTCGgttgttctgaattgatagtctgaataaactaagctgcttatatgtaaatacgaactttgatgataGGTACGCGCGCGACCTGCactgtgtaagaaatttataacagaatgccgttcagattgaaatgccTACTTAGCTACAAAACCAGATCAAGGTCGGACGTGTATACGGGAACGCCACAAGCGATAACATCGACCGTATTATTTCGATGCTAAACGTCGCGGCGGAACGACGCACGCATATATACGCGTACTATAGGTACGCGCGCGACCTGCACTGTGTCGTTTCAcataatgatatatatacacaagggtATGCAAATCATTTATCGACGATATTATTTACCGATGAAACGAGTCGAATTCCGTCGCGAAAACGacgtatgaaatttgaaatggcatcgtggcacacatcaagttatgaaaatgatagACATGTTGTAGATATTAAAACTATGACCGAGAATAAATGCATCGCTAATCCTgactatgtgcgttacaaattgcCGTTATCCGGTAGCGACTTTGGATGTTCGAACGTCGCACAATACGCTAATGTAGCAAATGCCGTTCTGTGGTTTCGTCATgcgcagaagaaaggacatattttttatttctcttcgtagtaaaaaccttccaatataatattccaaagaagaacatttaatttttttttcagttttagtgaaagcctttcgatagaacccgaaagattatttcaaatgtgcatttcttttCACTCAGTCTGTTTGGGTCGAACGGACGTGAACAAGCCTggcaggtcaagggttacattttcacatttttttctttgttttcattctgtatttactttctatcgtcagtgagttacattttaaaaataaaaaatgtgtttacctTTTGCGGACGTTTCAGAGGGGAATAATAtctgttccccccccccccgtccccccttttttgtaacgcacatcgtcAGGTTCCACGTTCATATGAGCAGacccttgtgtatatatacatctCTGAGGCCGGGACAGCAGACGACAGTTCAGAGGCGCGAGGCGCTCGCGTGCATAGCTGTCGTCGCGTGCACGTTCCAGCCACCGCGCTCATGTACACGGCAGTCATAGCAACGTACCATCGTCATTCTACGCGCTTCATGATTGCGGTAAATACACCACTTTCCCGGAAGTGGAATGTCGCTTTTTAGAGTCGCACGCATGGTAGTCACGGAGACAGACGACCCTGTCTGGGGTGTTGTTGCCGGCCCGGGCGACGATCAGCTGTTGCATAGCGTAAACCGGTAAACAGGGAAGTTCAGTATGGGAAAAGGAACATACTGCTGTGCCGTTGGATGCACTAACAGTCGTGGACTAATAAAGATACCCTTCTACAGGATACCTGTGAGACCACCTCAAAGGCGCAGAGCGTGGATATGTGCAATTTCACGTAAAAACTGGACGCCAAATGAAAATACCCGGTAAGGTAACCTGCGCACAgcaaaaaatgtcgtctgcaccagttttgaaaatggcgcCAATATCATACATACGTAGTACTATTTCAAAATCGCCGCTGATCATATAATGTTTTCTTGGTGAAAGAGAGAAGAGATGCCAATTTTCTCCATAAACTGATCACTGTTTTATTTACTATCTTATTTCAGGCTTTGTGCAGCACACTTTGTTGGTGGTAAAAAAAGTGACAAACCGGGCTCTAGGTCATATATCCCCACAGTATTCACCCATAAACAACGCCTAAGACCaagtaaaagaaaaaaactgaaaagaaaGGCACCAGAAACTCTGACCTCAAGGTAAATATAAATAATACTGACAAGAGTCAAAACCCACAGTGATATCtgcaaaatgtaaaatgcataaagtttgtAAACATATGCAATTTTTTAATGGAAAATTCTGAGCCATATATTTGAGCAGGTATATGCTCTAAACTCAAGGATTAAACTTATTAATCCTGTAGCACTCAACATAAATTGAATATATTGAgagatattttaacatttttaaaggtTGCTGTAAATAGTTTAATCATAGGCAGATAAAATATTGCGACtttcatatatattttgtagAGAGAAAAGACAAAGGAATCGAGAGAAGATGAGAGAACATGATGGAAGAATCCACAGAAAGCAAGCTACAGAACATGAAAACTTCAATGCCCTCATGTTCCATGATTATACTGTGAGTGAGTGTCCAGCTACCTCAAGTATCAGCGCATCTCTCCACGATCATGATTACTGCATTGGAGCAACAAGTCTTACAGTTACTGCAAATTCAACCTTGGATGAAgcaatcaagaaaattaaagatCTGCAACTAGAACTTGatacagtgaaagaaaaacttaaagagacaaagaaaaaaatattatcccTTGAGAACATCAAAGACGATGACAAATTAGTTCATTTTTACACATCTTTACCAAATTACGCTACTTTTAAagctttatttgaatattttgagccaGATGCAGCAAAAAATTTAATATGGAGAGGGAAGTACACTACAACCGATGGTACTCGGAAAAATGATATTCAAGGGGAAAGAAAACTGTGCTTGGAAAGTCAGTTTTTTGCAGTACTAGTACGGCTTAGACTGGGTATGTTAAACAAAGAAGTGGCAAGAAATTTTGGGATTTCTGAGAGTTACTTTTCTCGTATTTTTACAACTTGGATACATTTTTTGTCAGATGCCCTTCAGTCAATAATTCAAATCCCATCATCTGAGGAGCTTGAAAATGAAGGTGTCCTACCGCAGTGTTTCAAAAGATACACCAGAGTGAAACTAGTAATCGATTGCACTGAAATCTTTTCAGAAAGGCCATCACAACTTCAAACAAGAAAGCAAACCTGGTCAAACTACAAACATCATGACACCTTCAAATTCTTAATTGGTGTATCCGCTAAAGGGGCAATTTGTTACGTATCAAATATGTGGGGTGGGCGGGCCTCAGATAAATGTATTACCAGAAATTGTGGCATTATGGATGAATTCGAAGCTGGTGATTCTTGTATAGCTGACAGGGGATTTGATATGGAAGCAGAGTTCAGTACTTATGGAGTAAATCTCATCATCCCATCATTCAAAGCAAGCAGATCTCAATTAACAGGTGAAGAAGTAAGCCAAAGTAGGCGAATTTCTGAGTGTCGCATACATGTCGAACGTGCCATTGGGCGCCTTAAAAATTTCCACATATTAGACAGATCTATCCCCCTCAGTATGAAGCGAAATGCCGAGCAAATTGTGAAGACCTGTGGTTAtctgacaaattttcaaagtcCGACAATAAAATTGTAAGGTGTCATTTGCAGCAATGTTGTCTTTGAtgatggtgtgtgtgtgtgtgtgtgtgtatatatatatatatatatatatatatatatatatatatatatatatcagttcAATTTTTACtgtgtgtaaatatatatatatatatatatatatatatgtatatataggtatatatatgtgtatgtgttaaTCAAATCATTAAGAAACAGAAAATAAGatacaattttcaatatttattgagTTCCAATTCACAACATTAACTTCAAGGCTCTGGTTTTTGATGCTGTGCAATCAGAAACACAGTTCGAAAGattttaacatttatcaatTTTAGGAACAGAATAGTCTTATTAGTTATTAAAATCATCACTATAGAACATGTACCTTCAGGCTGACAGCAAAAAATATCACTGGCCAACCTAGTTTCTTGCATAAAGGCTGCAAGTACAATACCAGAGTCAAGGTCAAATTAAATTTACAATCCGTTGGGCTAGTCAGAGCAAAAATTACAAGCCCAGTATAAAAATCTATGACCTCAGATCAATGAATTGTTCTGTCCCCTGGATATGGTTTGCATTTCTATGGTCAAACTATTTTCACTCAATGTGCCTTATATGAAAAAATAGATTGTAAAAGCTTCTTATTTAATACCTTAAGTGGTCttccatttttgacattttgttcaATAAGTTCAGGCAACACCAAATTATCATatataattgtcattttttttatcatgCGTTTCCATAACACTGCATTTCTATTTACCTTAACAATCAAAATACCCTGTGTTGTCCACTCTACAAAGTAACAAACATCGACATCACATATATTAAGTTGGCCTTGAACTTGGTAAAAGTAATTATGATTCTCATCTAATTTTGGACCATTTGCAGATTGTACAATGGGATATCCAAGTACACCAATAGGTTCTATGGGACTGACAAACCGATATCTATATGGGCATTTGATTCAATAATGGCTTCCACATTTCCAGTTGTGTTTGAAACTATTGTTGCATCAGGTGTTGCACCAAATTTTGGCCACTTTGGATTTACAACAAAACCACATTCTTGAATCTGTAAACTATCTGATTCTAGTATGGTTGACATCTCATTAGAAAATTCTTCCaaagcaattttttcatgttctcTGCCCCACTTTGTTTCTATGGAAGTGAAAGATCTGTAATGCAATATCTGAGAAATAAATGGATCaagatttgtaaattttctccTCTTATATACAACACCAAAATTTGAAGCTGTAATTCGAACACTGCGATGATAAAACCATTGGGAGCATTTTGCTTGCAATCTGGTTTCCTGTTCAATCTCTTTGGCCTGTTTGtcattgacaataattttgttttgaagaaAGGAATTGTAATCTTCATGTGACTGACCTGAAAACTTTGGAAATGGCAAAATGGTATTATTATTAACACAATGAACAAAGTGATTTCTCATTTTACATTGATCAAAGCTAAATGATTGAATAGTTTGGACATTTCCCTCAGCAATCTCTACAGCAAATGCAATGGCAAACAGGCCACAATCTTTATTACCGACTTGCTGCTGAACAGGAGGGCACTCTATTGAACAGCTATGCTTATTTAAACCATATATGTGTGTAACTTGTTTAAGTAATTCATCAGGTATGTGACCACCAAAGCTACTATCAAATATCTGCACTTTACCTCCTACATTTGATGATGTCACCCAATGGCCATGACCATTATAGTGTATCTGTATAGACTCTACTGAAATAGATCTGAGCTGAGAAACAGGAAGAACTGTTGACTGTAAACCAGAAATATGTGGGTATTGTTGTTTTAGTAACTTTTGTGCTGCATAAATATGCATATCTGAGAATTCACTACCATTAACCACAGTCAACATGTCATTGTATGTAAGACCAAGATCTCTATTCCAATACAGAGTGCTTGAGTTTTCAACACTGGCATGTTGGCTATCAGAAATAGTTATTATTTCTGTCGTGTTTGACACACCCTTACTGATAGGGGGCACACTGAAATTACATCTGTCCTGCACAAGTGATTTAGTCAGTATTTTACAAGTACTTCTGTTATATTGAGTGTGGCATGAAGCAgtgctttcatttttttcaggcAAGGAGCGAGGCTCAAATTTGCAATCAGTTTTGATTTCAGAAAAACTCACATCTTTGGacaatttcaaattcatttctttcatgtttacattttctttGTCATAAACAATGTCTGTCTTAACCTCAGTGGTTACTTCTATTTCTACACTAGGTGGCAGATAATCAGAACTCATCTCATTAGGAAGCTCTCCTAACACAGAAATTGATTCTGATCTTTTATCTGGAATAGTTTTGCTTACTCTAAAATGTGTCAACCAATCACAGTTTCTATTACAGTTCAGCAGTTTTTGCCGTAAGTCTAGACATCTGATCTGTTCATCTTCTGAGAGGTCGTGACTTCTGTGTCTTTTGTACACTACATGTGGGTCCAAAAGtgcctttcttttttttccatatttcgGCTTATAAACTGGAATATCCGATAGAGGTTTGGCTATGACTTTGTTGTTCTTCACTGCCGTCCATTTACAGATCACTTCTGTTGTTCCCGGTGCATCAGGTAAGTAGTTACATCCCCTTTCAAAGAAGTCAACCAAAGAAAACAGCAAGGCAGCCAGGTGAGTGCATGCTTGACCAAGACTGAAACGcaacaaaataaatagaaaaattatcaaagtgaaACCTTGGCAATAACAATGtatgaaaagtaatgtcattcatttttttcagtgattttgtaaacaacattaggctaaagtaattaaattctttgttttgcgtccactctaaatgggaaaaggtacgcgcctaagcggctgaaaaacacacacgaGAAAATTAACAGAATGTAATTTGATTAcagcaaataaaatattgtaacaaaattttagttcagaaaagctaagcggtcatgtcctaaaatttcctattcaaatacactgtgtgtgttttttcatgAAGACCTTTAAAAACCTAAGCgagtggggacgcaaaacaaagactttaattactttggccttattttGCTGCAGTTCACTATATCAGTTGACTTTGATcactatttatttttatttcatcatttaAACTACATTATGAAATCAATTAACCACTCTCGCAATTAGCCATCAATGACACAAGACAAAATTGTACTTTGCAAAGTCAAATATCACAGTTACCACTGTTACACTACTAGCTAAGCTATTACAACAACTCACTACTACTACCCACATCGCCAATGcgactactactactactactaccactACCACTACTActagtactactactactacaactactactactactacagtCTGTACAGTTGTAGTACAGACTACAGTTGTACTTGTACTTGTGTACTTCACGATCAGTGGGCATAGTACTCACCCAGCAACACACTGGCAGGTCCCACCATATACAACACCAGTAACTTTATCCAAACAAACGTATGTCGTGTAATCTTTGTTTGTCTTCTGTGATGGGAAACACTTACTCCGCACAATGCAAAAATTCTTACTCGAGGACAACTGATTATATTGCACACTATGGATGTGGCCTGCCTCGTAGAGATTGTATGCTCTAAGAGCTTTGTAGGCTCGTAATGTGTCCTTGTCAAATGATTTATCGTTTGAATTTATAAGATATTCCTTCACATTTTCGATGGTAATTACTGGGCTTATCTGTCGTATGTCTTGACTCCACCCATCTTCTATCTTTGAAAACTCTAAGTCGCGATACTCCAATTCTATACTGACAGCAAGTGGGTCCGtcgtctgcttcgacgccatcaTACCGGAACACCCCAGGCAGATGTAGCCTCGCTTTGAAAGCAACTTCCGGGAAAGTGGTCTATACGCGCTGGTAAGAACTCTGCCGTGCATGCCGCGGTGCAGAGAGACCGGGCGTGAGAAAGAATAATCAGTTAGGTGAACAAGCAGAATGcgactgtttcttttgtattaataATACCTCGTTTTTTTTAGGCTTTTATATTTTTCTAAATCACGATGTAAGTTCTCCAGCGGCAAACGGAAACTAAAATACGAAATCATATTTACACGCTTATACACcatcatttaagaacaacagaatgcccGTGGTCCAATCAGCAGTTTTGCCGTCTGAGATAATgcatacaaaacaaacactttGCATTTTGATGTTAATTCTATAATTCCACCATAGACCAGTCATATTTTACAGCCAAACATCCAGCGATGCTTTATCGCTCACTGCAATGTGACGATTAGTCATCAGTGATAAGTCAACTCAAGCAATAGGTATCTTGTTAAACTGCAAAATTATCGGATAGAATTTGCCAGCAGTTTTCTACATTagtcaaactttcacaatgaaTATGAGTTAGGAACCCGTCGCGGTCATTTattacggcctggggggtctGAGGAATCTGAGAGAGGTCACTCATAAAATTGAAAACTACAAATGGGGGTACTCAAAATGTGGATAGAAAGAAGaggtactcaatttttggtgtcaAATAAACTTAAACACCTCTTTCTGCGACATTgcacactttttttcaaaatttttgatacgAGAGGGACACACCCTCTCTCGTACCTCTGCCTTTGGGTTTTTAAGTTTTACTGCTAAAAAACGAACTGGAAATACCTCTAAGATTACACCAGACTCAACCATTGcacacattaatttctcaaGTTTTACACGGGATCTAGGGCAAATCTgtactgttgtgaattcatcctttattatcaggGAAACATTTTCTTATGACTTCAGTTCAGTAACCATTTTGTCATGTAACCATACTATGTTCAGGCTTTTTTGTTAGCAGCTGGCAGCTGGGGTAATTGCATGGCTTGTGAGGCTGTCAACAAATAataaatggatgtaaaaaaatattactcTGGCTGTTAGTCCTCTGGTATCGTATAcagaaatgtaacattttgcCAATGACACTGGGAGGTCGCATATTCCCTGCATATTATTTGATCTTCAATCTCttgcaaactgagaactgtttttataaaatgtattgtcattgcttggttgttgaatattgtgactgaAACACTTATCATAcaaaaatgttataaaaatatcgatattcagtgtcatttaaaaaaatggtTTATCGAGTGCAAAATTGCTCGAGACTGCACaattacacacatacatttctcaaaattttctaggcaagataggggacacccctgctgacactttccccctcaaTCTCTTGCGTGCccctccccctgtactttcaaattctgcccagtcagataacCCGGTGAAAAGCCCAGTCATTATACccatccaaagtaaacaatactatatggtttgaTACTGGTTATAGAGACAGCTTTTATCTGTAATTTGTTGTTATGTTGAATTTCATTATGttgttttcaccattttcaaccgtcatgagataaccagtGATAATCTAGCAGAGCACATCAGGTTATGAACATTCTTTagtattgctgtatttttgtaaattttacaaatacatgtgatTTAACTTTTCTCAGTGTGGGGGCAGTCACAATTTAAGTGTAAGAGGGTTGCATACTCAACTTCACCATATTTGGCAGAGGgctactcgaaatttcggagagCCGATGAAACTCCTCCGACCCCCGGCCGTTACTATTGGTGGCTCCCTTACGGGCATACCTGTCTGAATTCGAAGGTGTTTTGGTGATCAAAATGCTGGCTTTCCAAATCTAATTCTAGTTTAACGTTAAATGATACTTATCTTACTATTCTACATATAAAAGTAGAAATAATCAGTGCGAAAATGTTGTTATTCTAAGTGTACATGTGTTACATATAATATTTCTTACTAGTTGATTAAAGTTCATGCCAATGTATAATTTGATGTGCTTAAGATATCGATCTTTACAGTGTCACAGAATCACTGATTGCCGCAGTGCAAGGGAGACCTCTTAAATGACGTGTACACCTACTCAATGCACGATTACAATTTTCAC
It contains:
- the LOC139127599 gene encoding uncharacterized protein; protein product: MMASKQTTDPLAVSIELEYRDLEFSKIEDGWSQDIRQISPVITIENVKEYLINSNDKSFDKDTLRAYKALRAYNLYEAGHIHSVQYNQLSSSKNFCIVRSKCFPSQKTNKDYTTYVCLDKVTGVVYGGTCQCVAGLGQACTHLAALLFSLVDFFERGCNYLPDAPGTTEVICKWTAVKNNKVIAKPLSDIPVYKPKYGKKRKALLDPHVVYKRHRSHDLSEDEQIRCLDLRQKLLNCNRNCDWLTHFRVSKTIPDKRSESISVLGELPNEMSSDYLPPSVEIEVTTEVKTDIVYDKENVNMKEMNLKLSKDVSFSEIKTDCKFEPRSLPEKNESTASCHTQYNRSTCKILTKSLVQDRCNFSVPPISKGVSNTTEIITISDSQHASVENSSTLYWNRDLGLTYNDMLTVVNGSEFSDMHIYAAQKLLKQQYPHISGLQSTVLPVSQLRSISVESIQIHYNGHGHWVTSSNVGGKVQIFDSSFGGHIPDELLKQVTHIYGLNKHSCSIECPPVQQQVGNKDCGLFAIAFAVEIAEGNVQTIQSFSFDQCKMRNHFVHCVNNNTILPFPKFSGQSHEDYNSFLQNKIIVNDKQAKEIEQETRLQAKCSQWFYHRSVRITASNFGVVYKRRKFTNLDPFISQILHYRSFTSIETKWGREHEKIALEEFSNEMSTILESDSLQIQECGFVVNPKWPKFGATPDATIVSNTTGNVEAIIESNAHIDIGLSVP